The DNA sequence ATTCACTTATGAAATGCCACGGCAGAATCAAAAGATAATCCGGCCGGCGTTTGCGCATTTCTTCCTCGGAATAAATCGGAATATTAGTGCCAACTGTTTTATGTCCGAATTTTTTGGGAGAACGTTCGGCAATTCCTTCTATCAGGGTATTATCCAAACCGAACCATTGAAGCAGAGTGTTACCTTTAGTTGATGCGCCATAGCCCCAAGTTGTTTTTCCTTTCCCACGTTCTTGTTTTATAAAATTAACGGTCTTAATTTTTAGGTCGTTTATTTTTTGGTAGAAATCGGAATAAGTTTTACTCTTCCCCAGGCCTAGAGTTTTTTCATGGGCAAGTATTGATTCAACTCTGTGCAGGGCAACGTCCCGATAGGGCGCCGTGGCAAATTTAGTCGGGTCGGCCCTATTTTTTCTTACATAAACACGAAAACTTCCACCGTTAACATCATTTAGTTGGCAATCAACGATTTGGAAATCGTGGCTGTCCAGCAGATGTTTAAGTGAAGTTAAAGTGTAATATTCAAGGTGTTCGTGACATATATTATCAAAAGCAAGCTGCTTGAGCATAAGCGGCAAGTAACTCATTTGTATAACCCACAATCCGTCTTTTTCAAGGATTTTATGAATATTTTTTACAAAAATATGCGGGTTTTCAAGGTCGTAAAACATGGCGATTGAAGTGACTACTTTTGCTTTCTTATTGCCGTATCGTGATTTTTTATACGCGGCATAGTTAAAATAATCTTGAATAACTAAAGAGGCATGTTTCTTGGCTTCTTCACTAACATTTTTTGTCGGGTCAAACCCCACTCTTATTATTCGCGGGTCAACAAATTTAAAAAGAGTCCCGTCGTTACAGCCAATATCAATAAATACATCGCCTTTTTTCAAACTCATTTGATTCTGAACGGGTTCGGCAATTTGTTTAAGTTCATTGGTCATTGACGCGTTTGTGCCTGAACGGTACCAGTAGTGGGTATACATGTAATCAGTGGGCGCGGAATGGGCGAGCTGAACGAGGCCAGATTTTGGAGCCAGACACAATTTGAGTTCCACAGGTTCCAGTCTTACGTCGTCATCAAGCGGTAAAAAATTAGACACATGCAGTTTTCCCAAAGAAAACAAACCGATGAGTTTTTCTCCGGAGATTCGGCAGGTTTTTCTTTCTGTGATTTTGTTAGACATGGCAGATTATATCAGGAAGCTTATCCCAAAATAATTAAATGTCAAAATGATTCCAAAACCTTCCTTGCGAGGATTTTTGGAGTTAGTTCGCGCAGGTATAACCGGTAAGCATTTTCGGCTATTTTTTGAGCCTTTTCATAATTATTTTTTATCCAGATAATTTTGTCGGCCAAATCACGTGCATCAGCCGGGCGGCAGCAGAAACAAGTTTCGTTTTCTGTGAGCAACTCAAGCACGGCTTTATTGCGGGCCGTGAGATAAGGTATTTTCATGGCCAAGCTTTCAAATGCTTTGTGTGGAATGGTTCTGGTAAGGCGGTTATGGTCTGAAAGCTGGCCCAGGGATGTGTGACATTCTTGCATGAGCCGGCGCAGTTCGTTTTGTTCCAGTTTTTGTGAAATCCACTCAACGTTTTTTGAATCAAATTTTGCCAGTTTTTCTTTAACTATTTTTTCCATTTGACCCCTGCCGATTATTCTGAATTTTATTTTTTCATTTTTGAGAATTTCTGCGGCATCTATGGCATATTCTATACCGGATTCTGGCAGAAATCCGCCGCGGAATAAAACGGTAAATGTCGCTGACATGTTGGCTTCAGGTTCACGGAAGAACAAGTTATCATCAACCCCAGTCAACGCTACCGTTAGTTTATTGTTGCCGAGGAAAAACTTTTTCATTAGCCATTCCTTTTGCGCCTCAGTTTCAACAAGGCTTACGTCTGACAAATGAAAAGCCAGAAAGTCTATTAACCAAATCCAGGTCGCTTTTGGGGAAAATGGCATAGCTTGGCGGCGTGACAATATCCTCCCCTCATATAGGGAACCCAGGGCGTTAAAAACAACTTTTTTTCTTGAAATTAATTTAGCCAGCGGGACTAGATTGTGTGCGCCATAACCGACCCACAACATATCGTAGTTTCTTTTAGCATGTCCGTGTTTCTTTATAATTTGCCAAATTTTTTTTAAAAAAGTCGAAGAACCATCATTGCAATACAAAATCTCACAGTCATTTTCTTCTAGGCCTCTCAAATAAACCGCATCACGCGAAGGTGGGTCTTGTGTTATGTTTATGTAACAAAATCGCATCCCGTTAGAGGTAGCCCCGCCAAGGTCCTTCGGACTCGCGACTATGTCGCGAGCGAGACCTCTAACGGGATTCACCATTAAACTATACCAAAAACGTCATGTTTACAAGCCGCCATCTTTGCTTATTTTTGTGTTTTTTGCTAACTTTGATTAAGTAATTACCCTATGGATTTACGAAATAAAACTTCGACAAAACTCAGTTCAAGTAAAATTCTTGTGACTGGCGGTGCTGGCTTTGTCGGCTCTTTTGTCGTGAAAAAACTTATAGAAAAAGGCGTTCCGGCCAAAAACATTTTAGTGCCACGATCTAAGGACTGCGATTTGAGAAAGTGGGAAAATTGTCAAAAAGTTGTTCGCGGTCAGGATGTTGTTATTCATCTTGCGGCTAAGGTCGGAGGTATCGGTTTGAATCGCGCCAAACCCGGCGAACTTTTTTACGATAACATTATGATGGGAGCACAGCTTGTAGAAGCGGCAAGACTGGCAAAAGTAAAAAAGTTCGTAGCCATAGGAACGGTTTGCGCATACCCCAAATTGACCCCGATACCCTTTAAAGAAGAAAATTTATGGGTTGGTTATCCCGAAGAAACCAATGCTCCCTATGGTTTGGCCAAAAAAATGCTCTTGGTCCAAGCCCAGGCGTATCGTCAGCAATATAATTTTAACACTATTTATCTTTTGCCGGTTAATCTTTTTGGTCCTGGGGATAATTTTGATTTCAACTCTTCTCACGTGATTCCGGCCCTTATTCGTAAAGTTTTGGAGGCCAAGAAAAATAAACAAAAAAGCATTGAAGTTTGGGGTACAGGCAAAGCCACCAGAGAGTTTTTGTATGTAGAAGATGCTGCAGAGGGGATTATTTTAGCGGCTGAACATTATGATGGTCATGAACCGGTAAATTTGGGATCGGGTATGGAGATTTCCATAAAAAATCTTGTGAAATTAATTTGCCAGCTTGTTGGGTATGAAGGTAAAATTGTTTGGGACAAAACCAAACCTGACGGCCAACCGCGCCGGATGCTGGATGTCAGCAGGGCCAAAAAAGAATTTAGTTTTAAGGCAAAAACTGATTTTCAAAAAGGTCTTAAAAAGACAATTGACTGGTATGTTAAGTAGGTGGTAGGGTGGACTCAACTCAAGTTATTTAAAAATTAAGCGGGGGTGATCAATGCCGACTCATAAGAAAATAAAAACGCCGGAAGAACTGTCGGGCATACTTGAGGGCCAAAAGGCGCTTGGCAGAAAAACAGTTTTGTGCCACGGCGTTTTTGACTTATGGCATGCCGGACATCTGCATCAGTTTGAACAGGCAAAAGAGATTGGTGATATTCTGGTGGTAAGCCTAACAACGGATCGCTACGTTTTAAAGGGTCCGGGCCGGCCGGTTTTTAATCAAAATATCAGAGCAAGCATTATCGCAGCTCTGGAGTTGACTGATTATGTTGTCCTTTGTGATACGCAAGATTGCGTTGAGCTCATTAAACTTTTAAAACCCGATTTCTATATAAAGGGTGCTTCCTGCCGTGAGCGTGCCGAGGATCCGTCAACAAGAGTGTTTTTGGAAAAAAAAGCCGTTGAGGAAGTTGGCGGTAAATTGTGTTTTACTCACGAGATTCCGATCCACGCGACACCCCTTTTAAACCACTATATTAATCCTTATCCTGAAGACGTTCTAGTTTTTCTTGATGATTTTAAGAAAAGATATTCTTTCAAAGAAATTATTAATTTTTTAGAGCAGTTGAAAAAACTCAAGGTTATGGTGATCGGAGAAGCCATAGTTGATCAGTACGATTTTGTGAAACCGATGGGGGTATCGCCAAAAGGCGGCGTAATCGCTTTAAAATATCTCAACACGGAAATGTACGCGGGCGGGAGCTTGGCCTGTGTCGGTCATATTGCCAATTTTTGTTCAAGCGTAACCCTGGTTACTGCCATCGGTTCGCGTAATTCGCACAAACGTCTTATTTTGGATTCAATGGCTACCGACAATACAAAGCCGTTGATAATGACCAGAGATGGATTGTCAACAATTATAAAACGCAGAGAGATTGAAATGGCGTATTTTAGAAAATATTCCGAGACATATACTTTTGACGAAGCGCCATTGACCCCAAGCGAAGAAGACAGTTTTATGGCGCTTCTAAAAGATGGAGGAATTAAAGACGCTGACTTGGTTTTTGTAATTGATTACGGCCACGGTTTGATGACGCAAAGAGTCATTGAATTCGTTTGCAATAACGCTCCTTTCCTTTCCGTGAATACCCAGGTAAACAGCGGAAATAGAGGTTTAAATGACGTTGCTAAGTATCCCAAAGCTGATCTGGTGTGTCTTGATCGGTTTGAGGCCAGTCTTGCCTTGAGAGATCAATGGAGTACGGTTCCTAATCAGGCAGTTAAGCTGATGGCAAGTCTCGGAGCTTCCATAGTTGCCATCACCCAAGGACACAAAGGTTCCGTTATTTCAAACAACAAAGAGATTTTTGAGATTCCGATTTTTTCAAAAAAAGTGATTGATACCGTTGGTGCCGGAGACGCGTACTATTCTTTGGTGGCGCCGTGTGTTCGCGCCGGACTGCCGCTTGAGTTGTGCGGTTTCATTGGCAATGCCGCCGGAGCCATAGCCACAACATATCTGGGTAACAAGACCACCGTAAATTCTAAAATGTTGCTTGGTTTTGTTGATACTCTTTTAGGATAATATAAAAACCCGCTGTAAAACGGGTTCTTTTTTTTGGCTAGACTTATTCGTCCAAATATTTATGTATTTGGGTAAGACATACTTCCTGTGGTTGCGAAGTATCTACGGCTAAATGTTCAAGCGCTGGCTTTCCTCCGCATCTTGCGTATCTTGCTTTGAACATATAATAGTCTTCTGGCCGTATCGGAGCTGCTTGGGTATCTTTTAATCTTTCATCTGATCTTTTTTTGATTTCTAGTTCATTGTCGTTAGTAATTTGGCACCATATTATTTTTAGTTTTACTGAATACGATTCAGCTATTTGCTTAAGACGATCTTCCATGGTACCGACATGCCATTTTTTGGTAAGTGACGGCATTTCCACGATCAGCGGCACATTATGGCCCGCACTATTTTTAATCGTTTCAAAGAGTTTATCATATGCTTGGGCGGTTTTCTGGTTTTCTATCGCTTCTTTTTCTTGATTAGTCCAATCTTTTGGTGCCGATAAAACCGGTCCGAATAGTTTTTTCCTTATTTTGTCTAGATTGATAAAAGGAATGCCTGTTTCTTGGGCTATTATTTTGGCGAGAGTTGTTTTACCCGAAAGCTGGACTCCGAGAAAAATGATTAGTTTTGTCTGCACTGTCATCTCCCGTCAGATAAAATTAACATTCTTAGGTAAGGAATCCGGTTGGAACGTTTCTTGTACATTTTCCGGTCCTGATTGGCGTTTCGTTTCCAAATCCCAGAGGGCTTCATTTACAAAATGCATCCTGCAATTTTTGCGGCAGGCCGAAATGTCAAAGTTTTTCATAAATTCAATGTGCTGGCGACGGCGTTCTCCCCACCAAATTTCTTTGAAGGTCTTATCTGTAATGTTGCCGAGGTCAAAATCCGGGTTGCTGTTGTGGGCGGCACAGCTGATTATCATACCGTCCGATTGTAGATATGCCCACGACATGGGTGTAGCCAGACATTTTTCGTATTCCCGTTTCGGCTTTTCATAGCTTAGTATTGTATTCCACCTGAAAACAACTTTAAAATTTGCATCATTCAGTTTTTGCAGTTCACCATCCATTTTTTCAAATTCCTTCAGGAAGCCGGTATATTTCATGTCCCCATATCTTTGCATGGTTCCCAAGCTATAGGGATTTTGGCCGTATGGTTTAATCACTACATGATCTAACCCTGTTTCTTTGGCTTTTTTTGCCAAGTCAATAGCTTCATGCCAGTTGGCCGGCACAACCGTGCCGTCTAAATCTAGCGTGTCATTTACCAGAAGCACTGTTTGACAGCCGATTTCGCACGAATATCCGAATTTTGTTCTCATTTCTACCGCTTTTCCGAGATTGCGCCAGATTGTATCCCAATGATTGGGTCCAGCTTTGTGTATTTTTGTGTAAGTCTCTTTTTTACCGGCGTTAACGCTGGCCTTAATCCAGCTTAGGTGCGGTAGGGCGGGGTCAAGAAATTTTTCAGTTAAACCGGTGGCGTTGGTAGTGAGAGCGCTTTCAATGCCGCATCTGGCAGTTTCTGCGATAACTTCGGCCAGGTCTTTGTAGAGTGTAGGTTCACCTTCGCCCGCGTGCATTAAGCTTCTTACGCCCAAACCATCAGGGTCTTGAGATCTCAACCATGCCAGTTCTCGGATAAACCCAATCAGCCTCTCTTTAGGAATACTTCTGTCGGGATAGCCCATTACTTCCTTGGCGCAGAAGGTACAGCGATGATTACAAAGACCAATGGGGGATATTTCGATATAAATTGGTGGCGTTGAAAAAGGATTATCTAACCATCGTTTCAACCAAGCTGGGTGATATGAAATTTTTTGACTATCAAATTGGGTGTCAATTCGTGGAGTTTCCATTGTGTTTCCTGTATTTTTTGTGAAATAGCTTTTGTGAGTTTATAACAATCTTGACGTATTGGCAATATACCACTTTTGTGATATTGACTTAGACAAGTTCGTTGACAAATAATTCAGGAAAATCATATGGCCGTTTCTGTGAGCGTGGTGATGCCCGCTCACAAAGAAGCGGGCAATTTAGAGGGTGCGGTCGGGTATGTCACCGACAACATGAATATTTTTATCCAAAACGGGAAAGTCGTGGACTGGGAAATTATAATTGTTGATTCTCTTGAACCGGATGGTTCAAGTGATGGCACGCCAGAGCTTGCCGATAAGTTGGCAAGGCAAAATCAGCATATACGCGTTATCCACAATCAGGCCTTCGTCAATTTAGGTTTTAAATATAAGCAGGGATTAGCCATGGCGCGATTTGGTTACTTTATGATGGTGCCTGGTAAAAATACTTTGCACGGCGATTCTTTGAAAAACCTTTTCGGTTGCCTGGAACATGCTGATGTCGTCATTGGCTATCAAGCCGATATGAGCCGCCGGCCATTTGGACGACGCCTGATTTCCAAAACATTTACCGTGTTCATGAATTTAATTTTTGGTTTGCGCCTTCGTTATTACAATGGCACGACGATTATCCCGACCCAAATACTACGCGAGCTTAATCCCGATGCCGACGACTTTGCTTACATGGCCGAAATTTTGGTGATGCTTTTGAAAAAATACCGTCTGTCCTATGCAGAAGCGCCATTTTATACCCGCGGCCGCCGTAAATACGGTCGAACCAATGCCACAAGAATTGATAATGTTATAAGCGTTGCCAAGACCGTGCTTAAACTCATAAAAAAAGTCTATTTTTCTGGCAGGATGGGTAGAAATGTTTAAATCAATGCTTCGTGAAGCGGTTGTGCGCTTGAAACATTTTATTCCCTGGCTGTCGTATGAAGACAGATTCAGATTTTACGAGGTAGAAGCGGGCAAGTTATACCGTTCATCTCAACCCGCACCTGAAGCGTTGTCTTATTTCTTCAAAAAATATGGCATAAATTCCATTATTATTTTGTTAAAACATGCCGAGGATTGGGAATTTGATTGGGCTTTGTCTCACGATCTTGCCGTTTTGCAAATTCCCATATCAGGCCGCGCTCCTAGCGACGATGAAATAAACAAATTCATTGAATTTGTTTCCTGTAAGTCTAACCAGCCAGTTTTAATTCACTGCGTTCATGGCAGGGATCGCACCGGCTGCCTCTGTTTTTTATACAGAGTTGAAGTGATGGGCTGGGATGCCAAAGATGCCTGGCGCGAGATGAAGAAGCTGGGCTATTGCAGTTTGCCATGGCACTTTCGAGAGCAAACGCAAATAAATATCACAAGGTGGTTGGAAAATAGATATAGAGTTCAGCTCAAATAGTGCGCATTGACGCACTTTTTTCTTGACAAAATACACGCTTGATTTGTTGCCCCGGCGTGTTATATTAGCACCAAATGTTATTTAATAATTTGAGGAGGGCCAATGAAACTCTCGGATTACGTGATTCATTTTTTGG is a window from the Candidatus Yanofskybacteria bacterium genome containing:
- a CDS encoding glycosyltransferase family 2 protein: MAVSVSVVMPAHKEAGNLEGAVGYVTDNMNIFIQNGKVVDWEIIIVDSLEPDGSSDGTPELADKLARQNQHIRVIHNQAFVNLGFKYKQGLAMARFGYFMMVPGKNTLHGDSLKNLFGCLEHADVVIGYQADMSRRPFGRRLISKTFTVFMNLIFGLRLRYYNGTTIIPTQILRELNPDADDFAYMAEILVMLLKKYRLSYAEAPFYTRGRRKYGRTNATRIDNVISVAKTVLKLIKKVYFSGRMGRNV
- a CDS encoding radical SAM protein; amino-acid sequence: METPRIDTQFDSQKISYHPAWLKRWLDNPFSTPPIYIEISPIGLCNHRCTFCAKEVMGYPDRSIPKERLIGFIRELAWLRSQDPDGLGVRSLMHAGEGEPTLYKDLAEVIAETARCGIESALTTNATGLTEKFLDPALPHLSWIKASVNAGKKETYTKIHKAGPNHWDTIWRNLGKAVEMRTKFGYSCEIGCQTVLLVNDTLDLDGTVVPANWHEAIDLAKKAKETGLDHVVIKPYGQNPYSLGTMQRYGDMKYTGFLKEFEKMDGELQKLNDANFKVVFRWNTILSYEKPKREYEKCLATPMSWAYLQSDGMIISCAAHNSNPDFDLGNITDKTFKEIWWGERRRQHIEFMKNFDISACRKNCRMHFVNEALWDLETKRQSGPENVQETFQPDSLPKNVNFI
- a CDS encoding dual specificity protein phosphatase family protein; amino-acid sequence: MFKSMLREAVVRLKHFIPWLSYEDRFRFYEVEAGKLYRSSQPAPEALSYFFKKYGINSIIILLKHAEDWEFDWALSHDLAVLQIPISGRAPSDDEINKFIEFVSCKSNQPVLIHCVHGRDRTGCLCFLYRVEVMGWDAKDAWREMKKLGYCSLPWHFREQTQINITRWLENRYRVQLK
- a CDS encoding ATP-binding protein — protein: MTVQTKLIIFLGVQLSGKTTLAKIIAQETGIPFINLDKIRKKLFGPVLSAPKDWTNQEKEAIENQKTAQAYDKLFETIKNSAGHNVPLIVEMPSLTKKWHVGTMEDRLKQIAESYSVKLKIIWCQITNDNELEIKKRSDERLKDTQAAPIRPEDYYMFKARYARCGGKPALEHLAVDTSQPQEVCLTQIHKYLDE
- a CDS encoding glycosyltransferase, with product MVNPVRGLARDIVASPKDLGGATSNGMRFCYINITQDPPSRDAVYLRGLEENDCEILYCNDGSSTFLKKIWQIIKKHGHAKRNYDMLWVGYGAHNLVPLAKLISRKKVVFNALGSLYEGRILSRRQAMPFSPKATWIWLIDFLAFHLSDVSLVETEAQKEWLMKKFFLGNNKLTVALTGVDDNLFFREPEANMSATFTVLFRGGFLPESGIEYAIDAAEILKNEKIKFRIIGRGQMEKIVKEKLAKFDSKNVEWISQKLEQNELRRLMQECHTSLGQLSDHNRLTRTIPHKAFESLAMKIPYLTARNKAVLELLTENETCFCCRPADARDLADKIIWIKNNYEKAQKIAENAYRLYLRELTPKILARKVLESF
- a CDS encoding adenylyltransferase/cytidyltransferase family protein, translating into MPTHKKIKTPEELSGILEGQKALGRKTVLCHGVFDLWHAGHLHQFEQAKEIGDILVVSLTTDRYVLKGPGRPVFNQNIRASIIAALELTDYVVLCDTQDCVELIKLLKPDFYIKGASCRERAEDPSTRVFLEKKAVEEVGGKLCFTHEIPIHATPLLNHYINPYPEDVLVFLDDFKKRYSFKEIINFLEQLKKLKVMVIGEAIVDQYDFVKPMGVSPKGGVIALKYLNTEMYAGGSLACVGHIANFCSSVTLVTAIGSRNSHKRLILDSMATDNTKPLIMTRDGLSTIIKRREIEMAYFRKYSETYTFDEAPLTPSEEDSFMALLKDGGIKDADLVFVIDYGHGLMTQRVIEFVCNNAPFLSVNTQVNSGNRGLNDVAKYPKADLVCLDRFEASLALRDQWSTVPNQAVKLMASLGASIVAITQGHKGSVISNNKEIFEIPIFSKKVIDTVGAGDAYYSLVAPCVRAGLPLELCGFIGNAAGAIATTYLGNKTTVNSKMLLGFVDTLLG
- a CDS encoding GDP-L-fucose synthase, yielding MDLRNKTSTKLSSSKILVTGGAGFVGSFVVKKLIEKGVPAKNILVPRSKDCDLRKWENCQKVVRGQDVVIHLAAKVGGIGLNRAKPGELFYDNIMMGAQLVEAARLAKVKKFVAIGTVCAYPKLTPIPFKEENLWVGYPEETNAPYGLAKKMLLVQAQAYRQQYNFNTIYLLPVNLFGPGDNFDFNSSHVIPALIRKVLEAKKNKQKSIEVWGTGKATREFLYVEDAAEGIILAAEHYDGHEPVNLGSGMEISIKNLVKLICQLVGYEGKIVWDKTKPDGQPRRMLDVSRAKKEFSFKAKTDFQKGLKKTIDWYVK
- a CDS encoding methyltransferase domain-containing protein, yielding MSNKITERKTCRISGEKLIGLFSLGKLHVSNFLPLDDDVRLEPVELKLCLAPKSGLVQLAHSAPTDYMYTHYWYRSGTNASMTNELKQIAEPVQNQMSLKKGDVFIDIGCNDGTLFKFVDPRIIRVGFDPTKNVSEEAKKHASLVIQDYFNYAAYKKSRYGNKKAKVVTSIAMFYDLENPHIFVKNIHKILEKDGLWVIQMSYLPLMLKQLAFDNICHEHLEYYTLTSLKHLLDSHDFQIVDCQLNDVNGGSFRVYVRKNRADPTKFATAPYRDVALHRVESILAHEKTLGLGKSKTYSDFYQKINDLKIKTVNFIKQERGKGKTTWGYGASTKGNTLLQWFGLDNTLIEGIAERSPKKFGHKTVGTNIPIYSEEEMRKRRPDYLLILPWHFISEFKARESAYLKAGGKIIVPCPKFEIISN